One Streptosporangium sp. NBC_01495 DNA window includes the following coding sequences:
- a CDS encoding serine hydrolase, which yields MAVAAALLFIAQATACSTCQGLTPVSMPTPSPSRQAAPVVPASGAAPPAPFLAVVPAPVFPGAGAPRASGGVAARPRRIFSKELSRSLDVFLAGYGGRTAASVSDLGTGRRYHYHHTLQLPSANTSKVSILTALLLGTRWHELGEQARSDASDMIRFSDNEAADRLYERIGMRPGLASANRRFGLRRTYTPGGWCAAQYCWGVAQTTVEDQIRLVKALATGRSPLAAPERRKVLGLMEKVTPEQKWGISAGACESDQVSLKNGWLRHAANGRWAVASAGLIRGHGHDYAVAVLTEDSPSMETGIARIEGVTKRLMDAFRGGRGCEATAN from the coding sequence GTGGCCGTGGCCGCCGCCCTGCTGTTCATCGCGCAGGCCACCGCCTGCAGCACGTGTCAGGGCCTGACGCCGGTGAGCATGCCGACACCGTCCCCCTCGCGGCAGGCGGCACCGGTCGTTCCGGCGTCCGGCGCTGCCCCTCCCGCGCCGTTCCTGGCGGTGGTCCCGGCGCCTGTCTTCCCCGGCGCCGGGGCGCCCCGCGCCTCCGGAGGGGTGGCCGCCCGCCCGCGGAGGATTTTCTCCAAGGAGCTCAGTCGCAGCCTCGACGTGTTCCTGGCCGGATACGGCGGCAGGACCGCCGCCTCGGTGAGCGACCTGGGCACCGGCCGGCGCTACCACTACCACCACACCCTGCAGCTGCCGTCGGCCAACACCTCCAAGGTGAGCATCCTGACGGCACTGCTGCTCGGGACGCGCTGGCACGAGCTCGGTGAGCAGGCCAGGTCCGACGCGAGCGACATGATCCGCTTCAGCGACAACGAGGCGGCCGACCGGTTGTACGAGCGGATCGGGATGAGGCCCGGCCTGGCCAGTGCGAACCGCAGGTTCGGTCTCAGGCGCACCTACACTCCCGGCGGGTGGTGCGCGGCCCAGTACTGCTGGGGCGTCGCACAGACCACCGTGGAGGACCAGATCCGGCTGGTCAAGGCGCTGGCCACCGGTAGGAGCCCGCTGGCGGCCCCGGAGCGCCGCAAGGTGCTCGGGCTGATGGAGAAGGTGACCCCCGAGCAGAAGTGGGGGATCAGCGCGGGGGCGTGCGAGAGCGACCAGGTGTCACTGAAGAACGGCTGGCTGCGGCACGCGGCGAACGGGCGCTGGGCGGTCGCCAGCGCCGGGCTGATCCGCGGGCACGGGCACGACTACGCGGTCGCCGTCCTCACCGAGGACAGCCCGAGCATGGAGACGGGCATCGCCAGGATCGAGGGCGTGACCAAGCGCCTCATGGACGCCTTCAGGGGCGGGCGCGGCTGCGAGGCGACCGCGAACTGA
- a CDS encoding response regulator transcription factor produces the protein MIQPQTAPEVDGDTRTAPMLLVADPEVAMVHDLAAALEREGVQVMGVTDGAQALLQAGALRPDVVLVSASLPVIGAVEFVRAVRLTRVIPVLLGVGEGHAQQAVQALAAGATACVARPYRVPELLPLIHAAFTGESGARRALVVGRVELDVNAYQVRVDGRVIHLPLREFELLHYLMRNAHRTVTREQIMRHVWNSTDTTSTNTIAVHVKRLRARLGDTEDQLIQTVRGVGYRLVDRTT, from the coding sequence GTGATCCAGCCGCAGACGGCACCAGAGGTGGACGGGGACACACGGACGGCGCCCATGCTGCTGGTGGCCGATCCGGAGGTGGCCATGGTCCATGACCTGGCCGCGGCCCTGGAACGCGAGGGAGTGCAGGTCATGGGCGTCACCGACGGCGCCCAGGCCCTGTTGCAGGCCGGGGCGCTCCGACCCGACGTCGTTCTCGTCAGCGCCTCGCTGCCGGTCATAGGGGCGGTGGAGTTCGTCCGCGCGGTACGGCTGACGCGGGTGATCCCCGTCCTGCTCGGCGTGGGCGAGGGTCACGCCCAGCAGGCCGTCCAGGCGCTGGCGGCCGGAGCCACCGCGTGCGTGGCCCGGCCCTACCGGGTGCCCGAGTTGCTGCCCCTGATCCACGCCGCGTTCACCGGTGAGTCCGGGGCCCGCAGGGCACTCGTGGTCGGCAGGGTGGAGCTCGACGTCAACGCCTATCAGGTCAGGGTCGACGGCAGGGTCATCCACCTGCCGCTGCGCGAGTTCGAGTTGCTGCACTATCTGATGCGCAACGCGCACCGCACGGTGACGCGGGAGCAGATCATGCGGCATGTCTGGAACTCCACGGACACGACCTCGACCAACACCATCGCGGTGCACGTCAAGCGCCTCCGTGCCCGCCTGGGCGACACCGAGGACCAGCTGATCCAGACCGTACGGGGGGTGGGTTACCGGCTGGTCGACAGAACGACGTAA
- the pstB gene encoding phosphate ABC transporter ATP-binding protein PstB: MSEIGIGISVPNVNVRGPEVPRTIEALDPVFTVSNLSVFYGDYEAVRGVNLTIGNREITAMIGPSGCGKSTVLRCFNRMNDLIPGARAAGEILYHDENLYGDHVDPIEVRRRIGMVFQKPNPFPKSIYDNIAYGPRVNGIKGNMDEIVEEALTKAALWDEVKDKIKQNALSLSGGQQQRLCIARAIAVKPDVILMDEPCSALDPIATTKIEDLMQELTRDYTIVIVTHNMQQAARVSDRTAFFTAEVDEAGVRHGRLVEFDETSRIFTNPSDKRTEDYITGRFG; encoded by the coding sequence ATGTCCGAGATTGGGATTGGAATTTCCGTGCCGAACGTGAACGTGCGCGGCCCCGAAGTCCCCCGCACCATCGAAGCCCTCGACCCGGTCTTCACCGTCTCCAACCTCAGCGTCTTCTACGGCGACTACGAGGCGGTGCGCGGGGTCAACCTGACCATCGGCAACCGCGAGATCACGGCCATGATCGGCCCGTCCGGCTGCGGCAAGAGCACCGTGCTCCGCTGCTTCAACCGGATGAACGACCTGATCCCCGGTGCCCGCGCGGCCGGCGAGATCCTCTACCACGACGAGAATCTTTACGGCGACCACGTGGACCCGATCGAGGTCCGGCGCCGGATCGGCATGGTCTTCCAGAAGCCGAACCCCTTCCCCAAGTCGATCTACGACAACATCGCCTACGGTCCCCGGGTCAACGGGATCAAGGGCAACATGGACGAGATCGTCGAGGAGGCGCTGACCAAGGCGGCGCTCTGGGACGAGGTCAAGGACAAGATCAAGCAGAACGCCCTCTCCCTGTCCGGCGGACAGCAGCAGCGTCTGTGCATCGCGCGGGCGATCGCGGTGAAGCCCGACGTCATCCTGATGGACGAGCCCTGCTCGGCCCTGGACCCGATCGCGACCACCAAGATCGAAGACCTGATGCAGGAGCTGACGCGCGATTACACGATCGTCATCGTCACCCACAACATGCAGCAGGCCGCCCGCGTCTCGGACCGCACGGCCTTCTTCACCGCCGAGGTGGACGAGGCCGGCGTGCGGCACGGCCGCCTGGTGGAGTTCGACGAGACCAGCCGCATCTTCACCAACCCCAGCGACAAGCGGACCGAGGATTACATCACCGGCCGCTTCGGCTAA
- the pstA gene encoding phosphate ABC transporter permease PstA, with amino-acid sequence MAILSTPRSAVQLASKGRPLKEHLFRIALLASLAIALLFLAMLLVYVVEEGWPRLNSMLWENQPSIRRPETSGIQSGIFGTLWIIGLTAIMALPTGILAAIYLEEYADRTKWYNKLIELNISNLAAVPSIVYGILGLGIIARWLQFGFTVMTGAVTISLLVLPIVIISAREAIRAVPPSIREGSLALGATQWQTIYRQVLPASIPGIATGSILALSRAIGEAAPFLMLGAATLVRFNPEGVWSSFTVLPLQIYSFISRPQEEFAILAAAAIVILLAILLLMNSVAIWLRNRYQKRW; translated from the coding sequence ATGGCCATCCTCTCCACCCCCCGCTCGGCCGTGCAACTGGCCAGCAAGGGGCGCCCCCTCAAGGAACACCTCTTCCGCATCGCGCTGCTGGCCAGCCTCGCGATCGCCCTCCTGTTCCTGGCCATGCTGCTGGTCTACGTCGTCGAGGAGGGCTGGCCGCGGCTCAACTCGATGCTGTGGGAGAACCAGCCCTCGATCCGCCGCCCGGAGACGTCCGGCATCCAGTCGGGCATCTTCGGCACCCTGTGGATCATCGGGCTGACCGCGATCATGGCCCTGCCCACCGGCATCCTCGCGGCGATCTACCTCGAGGAGTACGCCGACAGGACCAAGTGGTACAACAAGCTGATCGAGCTGAACATCTCCAACCTGGCGGCCGTTCCCTCGATCGTCTACGGCATCCTCGGCCTGGGCATCATCGCCCGCTGGCTGCAGTTCGGCTTCACCGTCATGACCGGCGCGGTCACCATCTCGCTGCTCGTGCTGCCCATCGTGATCATCTCCGCCCGCGAGGCCATCCGCGCGGTGCCGCCGTCGATCCGCGAGGGCTCGCTGGCACTGGGCGCGACCCAGTGGCAGACCATCTACCGCCAGGTGCTCCCGGCGTCGATCCCGGGCATCGCGACGGGCTCGATCCTGGCCCTCTCCCGCGCGATCGGCGAGGCCGCCCCGTTCCTGATGCTCGGTGCCGCGACGCTGGTCCGGTTCAACCCCGAGGGCGTCTGGAGCAGCTTCACCGTCCTGCCGCTGCAGATCTACAGCTTCATCAGCCGCCCCCAGGAGGAGTTCGCCATCCTCGCCGCGGCGGCGATCGTGATCCTGCTGGCGATCCTGCTCCTGATGAACTCCGTCGCCATCTGGCTCCGTAACCGCTACCAGAAGCGCTGGTGA
- the pstC gene encoding phosphate ABC transporter permease subunit PstC produces MSAQHRTTVPGAPGSLARSRPRYGEFVIKAILLAAAMVSVATTIGIVIALLEPTIEFFASVSLGEFFGSTSWGPLFNPPAFGVWPLIVATVEITLIAIVVAVPLGLAAAIYLSEYASHRTRKIFKPVLEVLAGVPTVVFGFFALTFVTPLLRDVLPFLDLDGKNALAAGLLVGVMIIPIVASLSEDSMAAVPNGLREGSYALGASKMLTSVRVVVPAAFSGIVAAVILAVSRAAGETMIVAIAGGFKSVFTLYPGNEMATMAAFIAQAGSGDASVGSIAYKTIFAVGSLLFVITFAMNYLSARMVQKYREVYD; encoded by the coding sequence ATGTCGGCTCAGCACCGCACGACCGTTCCAGGGGCCCCGGGGTCCCTGGCGCGGTCGCGCCCGCGTTATGGCGAGTTCGTCATCAAGGCCATTCTCCTGGCCGCGGCGATGGTGTCGGTGGCGACCACGATCGGCATCGTCATCGCGCTCCTCGAACCGACCATCGAGTTCTTCGCCTCGGTGAGCCTGGGTGAGTTCTTCGGCTCCACCAGCTGGGGACCGCTGTTCAACCCGCCGGCGTTCGGCGTGTGGCCGCTCATCGTCGCCACCGTGGAGATCACTCTGATCGCCATCGTGGTCGCCGTGCCGCTCGGCCTGGCCGCCGCGATCTACCTGTCGGAGTACGCCTCCCACCGGACCCGCAAGATCTTCAAGCCGGTGCTGGAGGTCCTCGCGGGCGTCCCGACGGTGGTCTTCGGCTTCTTCGCCCTCACCTTCGTCACCCCGCTGCTGAGGGACGTCCTCCCCTTCCTGGACCTGGACGGCAAGAACGCGCTCGCCGCCGGCCTCCTGGTCGGCGTGATGATCATCCCGATCGTCGCGTCGCTGTCGGAGGACTCGATGGCCGCGGTGCCGAACGGCCTGCGCGAGGGCTCGTACGCCCTCGGCGCCTCCAAGATGCTCACCTCGGTGCGCGTCGTCGTCCCCGCCGCGTTCTCCGGCATCGTCGCCGCCGTCATCCTGGCGGTCTCCCGGGCCGCGGGCGAGACGATGATCGTCGCGATCGCCGGCGGTTTCAAATCCGTCTTCACGCTCTACCCGGGCAACGAGATGGCCACGATGGCGGCCTTCATCGCCCAGGCCGGCTCCGGCGACGCCTCGGTCGGCTCGATCGCCTACAAGACCATCTTCGCGGTGGGGTCCCTGCTCTTCGTGATCACCTTCGCGATGAACTACCTCAGCGCCCGCATGGTCCAGAAGTATCGCGAGGTCTACGACTGA
- a CDS encoding PstS family phosphate ABC transporter substrate-binding protein: MTSGQRRLSAVATAALVVSLAAACGGDAKPNSDGSTTAATAPSAEAGAGAALSGEIKIDGSSTVAPLTQAASELFGEEQPQVKVPVGTSGTGGGFEKFCAGETDISNASRAIKDEEKAACDAKGIKFTELTVATDALTVVVPKENDWATCLTTDQLKKMWEPAAEGKVKTWKDVDAKFPAEELKLYGPGTDSGTFDYFTGEINGEEGASRKDYSPSENDNDIVTGVEGAKGGLGYFGFTYFEENADKLKALEIDSGSGCVAPSVEAAQGGTYTPLARPLFVYPSTAAVKRPEVAAFLDYYAANINSIAKDAKFIPLNPEQEAKLKADITALKSAG; encoded by the coding sequence GTGACCAGTGGACAGCGCCGCCTCAGCGCGGTGGCGACGGCCGCGCTCGTCGTATCGCTCGCGGCCGCTTGTGGTGGCGACGCCAAGCCCAACAGTGACGGCAGCACCACCGCCGCCACCGCACCCTCCGCCGAGGCGGGTGCCGGTGCGGCCCTGAGCGGCGAGATCAAGATCGACGGTTCCAGCACCGTGGCCCCCCTCACCCAGGCGGCCTCCGAGCTCTTCGGCGAGGAGCAGCCGCAGGTGAAGGTGCCGGTCGGTACCTCGGGCACCGGCGGCGGCTTCGAGAAGTTCTGCGCCGGCGAGACGGACATCTCGAACGCCTCTCGTGCGATCAAGGACGAGGAGAAGGCGGCCTGCGACGCGAAGGGCATCAAGTTCACCGAGCTCACGGTGGCGACCGACGCGCTGACCGTCGTGGTTCCCAAGGAGAACGACTGGGCCACCTGCCTCACCACCGACCAGCTCAAGAAGATGTGGGAGCCGGCGGCCGAGGGCAAGGTCAAGACCTGGAAGGACGTCGACGCCAAGTTCCCGGCCGAGGAGCTCAAGCTCTACGGCCCCGGCACCGACTCCGGCACCTTCGACTACTTCACCGGCGAGATCAACGGTGAGGAGGGCGCCAGCCGCAAGGACTACAGCCCGAGCGAGAACGACAACGACATCGTCACCGGTGTCGAGGGCGCCAAGGGCGGCCTGGGCTACTTCGGCTTCACCTACTTCGAGGAGAACGCCGACAAGCTGAAGGCCCTCGAGATCGACTCCGGCAGCGGCTGCGTGGCCCCGAGCGTCGAGGCGGCCCAGGGCGGCACCTACACCCCGCTCGCCCGCCCGCTGTTCGTCTACCCCTCCACCGCCGCGGTGAAGCGGCCCGAGGTGGCGGCCTTCCTCGACTACTACGCGGCCAACATCAACTCGATCGCCAAGGACGCGAAGTTCATCCCGCTCAACCCCGAGCAGGAGGCCAAGCTCAAGGCTGACATCACCGCGCTGAAGAGCGCCGGCTGA
- the hisN gene encoding histidinol-phosphatase, producing the protein MTGYNDDLRLAHVMADAADDLTMRRFKSMDLRVETKPDLTPVSDADQATEEALRSALGRARPRDAVIGEEFGASGRGERSWIIDPIDGTKNYVRGVPVWATLIALMDQGRVVVGLVSAPALGRRWWAARDSGAWTGKSLTKATRCRVSSVTRLEDASFSYSSIGGWEEAGKLDAFLDLNRSVWRNRAYGDFWSHMLVAEGAADVSAEPELSPWDIAALTVIVEEAGGIWTDLSGVPDINGGSLLCSNGPLHGEVLKRLGSGPLTLPA; encoded by the coding sequence GTGACGGGTTACAACGACGATCTTCGCCTCGCGCACGTCATGGCCGACGCGGCCGACGATCTGACCATGCGCCGGTTCAAGTCCATGGACCTGCGGGTGGAGACCAAACCCGACCTCACACCGGTGAGCGACGCCGACCAGGCCACCGAGGAGGCGCTCCGCTCCGCTCTCGGCCGGGCCCGACCGCGCGACGCCGTCATCGGCGAGGAGTTCGGCGCGAGCGGCCGTGGCGAGCGCTCGTGGATCATCGACCCGATCGACGGCACCAAGAACTACGTACGCGGAGTGCCCGTCTGGGCCACGCTCATCGCCCTGATGGACCAGGGCCGCGTCGTCGTGGGCCTGGTCTCCGCCCCCGCGCTCGGCCGCCGCTGGTGGGCCGCCCGCGACAGCGGCGCCTGGACCGGCAAGAGCCTCACCAAGGCCACGCGGTGCCGGGTCTCCTCCGTCACCCGCCTCGAGGACGCCTCGTTCTCCTACTCCAGCATCGGCGGCTGGGAGGAGGCCGGGAAACTCGACGCGTTCCTCGACCTGAACCGTTCCGTCTGGCGTAACCGTGCCTACGGCGACTTCTGGTCACACATGCTGGTCGCCGAGGGCGCGGCCGACGTGTCGGCGGAGCCGGAGCTCTCCCCCTGGGACATCGCGGCGCTGACCGTGATCGTCGAGGAGGCCGGCGGCATCTGGACCGACCTGTCGGGCGTTCCCGACATCAACGGCGGCAGCCTGCTGTGCAGCAACGGCCCCCTGCACGGCGAGGTCCTCAAACGCCTCGGCAGCGGGCCGCTCACCCTTCCCGCCTAG
- a CDS encoding DUF4442 domain-containing protein, whose product MTFDVGDFMLQSVPFARTLGISFDKVEPGFAVARMADRAELHNHVGGPHAGALFSVAETASGAAMLSTFGDQLSRATPLAKSAAIRYLKLARGEVVAEARLRASREEVVATLDAGERPEFDVAVEIRTADGTLVSEMTVAWAFRLNS is encoded by the coding sequence ATGACCTTTGACGTGGGTGACTTCATGCTACAGAGCGTCCCGTTCGCCAGGACGCTGGGCATCTCGTTCGACAAGGTGGAACCGGGCTTCGCCGTCGCCCGCATGGCCGACCGGGCCGAGCTGCACAACCACGTGGGAGGCCCGCACGCCGGAGCCCTGTTCAGCGTCGCCGAGACGGCCTCCGGCGCCGCGATGCTCTCCACCTTCGGCGACCAGCTGTCACGGGCCACCCCGCTGGCCAAGAGCGCGGCGATCCGCTACCTCAAGCTCGCGAGGGGCGAGGTCGTCGCGGAGGCCCGCCTCCGGGCGTCCAGGGAGGAGGTCGTGGCCACGCTGGACGCGGGAGAGCGCCCGGAGTTCGACGTCGCCGTCGAGATCAGGACGGCCGACGGCACCCTCGTGTCCGAGATGACCGTCGCCTGGGCCTTCCGGCTGAACAGCTGA
- the rsgA gene encoding ribosome small subunit-dependent GTPase A, with protein sequence MRKREYDEDDVRVRPGKGSRPRTRIRPAHEDAIPAFVVAVDRGRYTCLVESAGEKGRRRKKDHAEGAAMSGRVVVAMKARELGRKGIVVGDRVALVGDVSGMADTLARVVRVEPRTSMLRRSADDTDNTDGIERPVVANADQLVIVTALADPPPRPRMIDRMLVAAFDADIDPLLCLTKSDLASPDELVSLYDPLGVPYVVVQKGGGLEEVRERLKGRISVLVGHSGVGKSTLVNALVPDANRAVSHVNAVTGRGRHTSTSAVALELPESGWIIDTPGVRSFGLAHVSVETVLAGFPDLIEGTVQCPKGCNHLSDECALDAWVAAGHADPTRLTSLRRLLASREGASDDDQS encoded by the coding sequence CTGAGAAAGCGCGAGTACGACGAGGACGACGTCAGGGTCAGGCCGGGCAAGGGATCCCGGCCCCGGACCCGGATTCGCCCTGCCCACGAGGACGCGATCCCGGCGTTCGTGGTCGCCGTCGACCGCGGGCGCTACACGTGCCTGGTCGAGTCGGCGGGCGAGAAGGGCCGCCGTCGTAAGAAGGACCACGCGGAGGGCGCCGCGATGAGCGGCAGGGTCGTGGTCGCCATGAAGGCGCGCGAGCTGGGCCGCAAGGGCATCGTGGTCGGCGACCGGGTGGCCCTGGTGGGCGACGTCTCCGGCATGGCCGACACGCTGGCCCGCGTCGTGCGGGTGGAGCCCCGCACCTCCATGCTCCGCCGCTCCGCCGACGACACCGACAACACCGACGGCATCGAGCGCCCCGTGGTCGCCAACGCCGACCAGCTCGTCATCGTGACGGCACTGGCCGATCCGCCGCCCCGGCCCCGCATGATCGACCGGATGCTGGTCGCGGCCTTCGACGCCGACATCGATCCGCTGCTCTGCCTCACCAAGTCCGACCTCGCCTCGCCCGACGAGCTCGTCTCGCTGTACGACCCCCTCGGGGTCCCGTACGTGGTGGTCCAGAAGGGGGGCGGCCTGGAAGAGGTACGGGAACGCCTCAAGGGCCGGATCAGCGTGCTCGTCGGCCATTCGGGGGTGGGCAAGTCGACACTGGTCAACGCCCTGGTGCCGGACGCCAACCGGGCCGTCTCACACGTGAACGCGGTGACCGGCCGGGGCCGGCACACCTCCACCTCGGCCGTCGCCCTGGAGCTGCCGGAGAGCGGCTGGATCATCGACACCCCGGGGGTGCGCAGCTTCGGTCTGGCCCACGTCTCGGTGGAGACGGTCCTGGCGGGCTTCCCCGACCTGATCGAAGGCACCGTCCAGTGCCCGAAGGGCTGTAACCACCTCTCCGACGAGTGCGCCCTGGACGCCTGGGTGGCGGCCGGACACGCCGACCCGACCCGGCTGACCTCCCTGCGCCGCCTGCTCGCCAGCCGTGAGGGCGCCTCCGACGACGATCAGTCGTGA
- the aroA gene encoding 3-phosphoshikimate 1-carboxyvinyltransferase, which translates to MSAPLWPAPTATEPVRATVPLPGSKSVTNRALLLAALADGPGTVRLALRSRDADLMADALRTLGATMAPSNESASSVDWAITPGPVTGGARIDVGLAGTVMRFVPPMAALAAGEVFFDGDPHARKRPMGPILRALRALGAEVTGDALPFTVRGPLAGGEVRLDASGSSQFLSGLLLAGARFEKGVTVRHEGPPIPSQPHIRMTVQMLREFGVTVDDSEPDVWRVEPGPIGARDFTVEPDLSNAAPFLSAAMVTGGTVTIPDWPARTTQPGDQLRTLLAGMGASVEHTPEGLAVTGTGRITGIEADLRDVAELTPTIAALAALASSPSRIGGVAHIRGHETDRLAALVAEINGLGGDANETEDGLEIRPRPLTGGVFHSYADHRMATAGAVIGLAVPGVEVEDIATTGKTLPEFASMWAGMLRGAR; encoded by the coding sequence ATGTCCGCTCCGCTGTGGCCCGCACCGACCGCGACCGAACCCGTCCGCGCGACCGTCCCCCTGCCCGGGTCGAAGTCCGTGACCAACCGCGCGCTGCTGCTCGCCGCGCTGGCCGACGGACCCGGCACGGTACGCCTGGCGCTGCGCAGCCGCGACGCCGACCTGATGGCGGACGCGCTGCGGACGCTGGGCGCGACGATGGCCCCCTCCAACGAGAGCGCCTCCAGCGTCGACTGGGCGATCACGCCCGGTCCCGTCACCGGCGGGGCCCGCATCGACGTGGGGCTGGCGGGCACGGTCATGCGCTTCGTGCCGCCGATGGCGGCGCTGGCCGCGGGCGAGGTCTTCTTCGACGGCGACCCGCACGCCCGCAAGCGCCCGATGGGCCCGATCCTGCGCGCGCTGCGCGCCCTCGGCGCCGAGGTGACGGGCGACGCGCTGCCGTTCACGGTGAGAGGGCCGCTGGCCGGCGGCGAGGTCAGGCTCGACGCGTCCGGCTCGTCGCAGTTCCTCTCCGGCCTGCTGCTGGCGGGGGCGCGCTTCGAGAAGGGCGTGACGGTACGCCACGAGGGCCCGCCGATCCCCTCGCAGCCGCACATCCGGATGACCGTCCAGATGCTCCGCGAGTTCGGTGTCACGGTGGACGACTCCGAGCCCGACGTCTGGCGGGTCGAGCCAGGCCCCATCGGGGCGAGGGACTTCACCGTGGAGCCCGACCTGTCCAACGCGGCCCCCTTCCTGTCCGCCGCCATGGTGACCGGCGGCACGGTCACCATCCCCGACTGGCCCGCGCGGACGACCCAGCCGGGTGACCAGCTCCGTACGCTGCTGGCCGGCATGGGCGCCTCGGTGGAGCACACGCCCGAGGGGCTGGCGGTCACCGGCACCGGGCGGATCACCGGCATCGAGGCGGACCTGCGCGACGTGGCCGAGCTGACCCCGACGATCGCCGCGCTGGCCGCCCTCGCGAGCTCGCCCAGCAGGATCGGCGGTGTCGCCCACATCCGCGGGCACGAGACCGACCGGCTGGCCGCCCTGGTCGCCGAGATCAACGGCCTCGGCGGCGACGCGAACGAGACCGAGGACGGTCTGGAGATCAGGCCCCGCCCGCTCACCGGCGGGGTGTTCCACTCCTACGCCGACCACCGGATGGCCACCGCCGGAGCCGTGATCGGGCTGGCCGTGCCCGGCGTCGAGGTGGAGGACATCGCCACCACGGGTAAAACCCTCCCCGAGTTCGCCTCCATGTGGGCGGGCATGCTGCGCGGCGCGCGGTGA
- a CDS encoding SOS response-associated peptidase: MCGRYASARGKQELLEEFQVELDGAPDEELGPDYNVAPTKPVYAVMSRVPKAEPDGRPVRQLRVVRWGLVPAWAKDPSIGSKMINARVETVAEKPAYRKAFAERRCLIPADGYYEWAVLDEKDAKGKPKKQPYFVRPADGGVMAMAGLYEFWRDRGRADDDPLSWLVTCTVITTDAVDEAGRVHDRMPMLIERDRWGEWLDPGVPDAKGFLIPAGSTGLEIHPVSTAVNSVRNNSPELVEPLKEA, translated from the coding sequence ATGTGCGGGAGATACGCGTCTGCGCGGGGCAAGCAGGAGTTGCTGGAGGAGTTCCAGGTCGAGCTCGACGGAGCGCCCGACGAGGAACTCGGGCCCGACTACAACGTCGCGCCCACGAAACCGGTGTACGCGGTGATGAGCCGGGTGCCGAAGGCCGAGCCGGACGGCCGGCCGGTCCGGCAGCTCCGCGTGGTTCGCTGGGGGCTGGTCCCCGCCTGGGCGAAGGACCCGTCCATCGGATCCAAGATGATCAACGCGCGGGTGGAGACGGTGGCGGAGAAGCCCGCCTACCGCAAGGCGTTCGCGGAGCGCAGGTGCCTGATCCCCGCCGACGGTTACTACGAGTGGGCCGTGCTGGACGAGAAGGACGCCAAGGGGAAGCCGAAGAAGCAGCCCTACTTCGTCCGTCCCGCCGACGGCGGCGTGATGGCCATGGCGGGACTGTACGAGTTCTGGCGGGACCGGGGCCGGGCCGACGACGACCCGCTCTCGTGGCTGGTGACCTGCACCGTCATCACGACCGACGCCGTGGACGAGGCGGGCAGGGTGCACGACCGGATGCCGATGCTGATCGAGCGCGACCGCTGGGGCGAGTGGCTCGACCCCGGGGTGCCCGACGCGAAGGGGTTCCTGATCCCGGCGGGCTCCACGGGGCTGGAGATCCATCCGGTCTCCACCGCCGTCAACTCGGTGCGGAACAACAGCCCGGAGCTCGTCGAGCCGCTGAAGGAGGCGTAG